In Kitasatospora sp. NA04385, a single genomic region encodes these proteins:
- a CDS encoding TetR/AcrR family transcriptional regulator yields MPNRAPAPALPRRDQIRKEAARLFAARGFLGVGVDEIGKAVGISGPGLYRHFAGKDAMLADLLVGISERLLEEGRRREGEADGPRAALDSLIDGHVDFALDDRDLITLHDRELLHLKETDRRRVRRLQRGYVELWVTVVREAFPPLAAPEAEPVARAAVHAVFGLLNSTPHSAAPQSAQSGQATPGAQADAGSERTGLARDSMAALLRALAQGAFAAAAAEVEGARPTA; encoded by the coding sequence ATGCCCAACCGCGCTCCCGCCCCCGCGCTCCCACGCCGTGACCAGATCCGGAAAGAGGCCGCCAGGCTGTTCGCAGCCCGCGGGTTCCTGGGCGTCGGCGTCGACGAGATCGGCAAGGCGGTCGGCATCAGCGGCCCCGGCCTGTACCGCCACTTCGCCGGCAAGGACGCGATGCTCGCCGACCTCCTGGTCGGCATCAGCGAGCGCCTGCTGGAGGAGGGGCGCCGCCGCGAGGGCGAGGCCGACGGGCCGCGCGCCGCACTGGACTCCCTGATCGACGGGCACGTCGACTTCGCCCTCGACGACCGGGACCTGATCACCCTCCACGACCGCGAACTGCTCCACCTCAAGGAGACGGACCGCCGCCGGGTGCGCCGGCTCCAGCGCGGCTACGTCGAACTGTGGGTCACGGTGGTGCGCGAGGCGTTCCCGCCGCTGGCCGCGCCCGAGGCGGAGCCGGTCGCCCGCGCCGCCGTGCACGCGGTGTTCGGCCTGCTCAACTCCACCCCGCACAGCGCCGCGCCGCAGTCGGCCCAGAGCGGCCAGGCCACCCCGGGAGCCCAGGCCGATGCCGGCTCCGAGCGGACCGGACTGGCCCGCGACAGCATGGCGGCCCTGCTGCGCGCGCTGGCGCAGGGGGCGTTCGCGGCCGCCGCCGCCGAGGTGGAAGGGGCCCGCCCGACCGCCTGA
- a CDS encoding carboxyl transferase domain-containing protein, with the protein MVLSSAQTPPWSSAPARDAGPAAPDAPPFRAADAPAPRLESTVDPSSPAGLANARAHRELVAELRGKLAAAALGGGEKARAKHVARGKLLPRERVDTLLDPGSPFLELAPLAADGLYDGAAPAAGVIAGIGRVAGREVLVVANDATVKGGTYYPMTVKKHLRAQEVALENRLPCVYLVDSGGAFLPMQDEVFPDRDHFGRIFYNQARLSAAGIPQIAAVLGSCTAGGAYVPAMSDEAVIVRNQGTIFLGGPPLVKAATGEVVTAEELGGGDLHSRTSGVTDHLAEDDAHALSIVRTIVAGLGPRAARPWPLAPVEPPAVDPAGLYCVVPVDPRTPYDVREVIARLVDGSRFAEFKAEYGTTLVTGFARIHGHPVGIVANNGVLFAESALKGAHFVELCDQRGIPLLFLQNITGFMVGRQYEAGGIAKHGAKMVTAVACTRVPKLTVVIGGSYGAGNYSMCGRAYSPRFLWMWPNAKISVMGGEQAASVLATVRRDQLEARGEPWSAEDEDGFKRPVREQYERQGNAYYATARLWDDGVIDPLQTRTALGLALTACANAPLAEPRPFGVFRM; encoded by the coding sequence ATGGTCCTCTCTTCGGCACAGACCCCTCCGTGGTCCTCCGCCCCTGCGCGGGACGCGGGCCCGGCGGCGCCGGACGCCCCGCCCTTCCGGGCCGCCGACGCACCGGCGCCCCGGCTGGAGAGCACGGTCGACCCGTCCTCCCCGGCCGGGCTGGCCAATGCCCGGGCCCACCGGGAGCTGGTCGCCGAGCTGCGCGGCAAGCTCGCGGCGGCGGCGCTCGGCGGCGGCGAGAAGGCGCGCGCCAAGCACGTCGCCCGCGGCAAACTGCTCCCCCGGGAACGGGTGGACACCCTGCTGGACCCCGGCTCGCCGTTCCTCGAACTGGCGCCGCTGGCCGCCGACGGGCTGTACGACGGCGCCGCCCCGGCCGCCGGGGTGATCGCCGGCATCGGCCGGGTCGCCGGGCGCGAGGTCCTGGTGGTGGCGAACGACGCCACGGTCAAGGGCGGCACGTACTACCCGATGACGGTGAAGAAGCACCTGCGCGCGCAGGAGGTGGCCCTGGAGAACCGGCTGCCCTGCGTCTACCTGGTGGACTCCGGCGGGGCGTTCCTGCCGATGCAGGACGAGGTGTTCCCCGACCGCGACCACTTCGGCCGGATCTTCTACAACCAGGCGCGCCTGTCCGCCGCCGGGATCCCGCAGATCGCGGCGGTGCTGGGCTCCTGCACCGCGGGCGGCGCGTACGTCCCGGCGATGAGCGACGAGGCGGTGATCGTCCGCAACCAGGGCACCATCTTCCTGGGCGGCCCCCCGCTGGTGAAGGCCGCCACCGGCGAGGTGGTGACCGCCGAGGAGCTGGGCGGCGGCGACCTCCACTCCCGCACCTCGGGCGTGACCGACCACCTCGCGGAGGACGACGCGCACGCCCTCTCCATCGTCCGCACCATCGTGGCCGGGCTCGGCCCGCGCGCCGCCAGGCCGTGGCCGCTCGCCCCGGTCGAGCCGCCCGCGGTCGACCCGGCCGGGTTGTACTGCGTGGTGCCGGTGGACCCGCGCACCCCCTACGACGTGCGCGAGGTGATCGCTCGGCTGGTGGACGGCAGCCGGTTCGCCGAGTTCAAGGCCGAGTACGGCACCACCCTGGTGACCGGCTTCGCCCGGATCCACGGCCACCCCGTCGGCATCGTCGCCAACAACGGCGTGCTGTTCGCCGAGTCCGCGCTCAAGGGCGCGCACTTCGTGGAACTGTGCGACCAGCGCGGCATCCCCCTCCTCTTCCTGCAGAACATCACCGGGTTCATGGTGGGCCGCCAGTACGAGGCCGGCGGCATCGCCAAGCACGGCGCCAAGATGGTCACCGCGGTGGCCTGCACCCGGGTGCCCAAGCTGACGGTGGTGATCGGCGGCTCGTACGGGGCGGGCAACTACTCGATGTGCGGGCGGGCCTACTCACCCCGCTTCCTGTGGATGTGGCCGAACGCGAAGATCTCCGTGATGGGCGGGGAGCAGGCGGCGTCGGTGCTGGCCACCGTCCGCCGCGACCAGTTGGAGGCCCGGGGCGAGCCCTGGAGCGCCGAGGACGAGGACGGGTTCAAGCGCCCCGTCCGCGAGCAGTACGAGCGCCAGGGCAACGCGTACTACGCCACCGCCAGGCTGTGGGACGACGGCGTGATCGACCCGCTGCAGACCCGCACGGCGCTCGGGCTGGCGCTCACCGCCTGCGCCAACGCCCCGCTCGCCGAACCGCGCCCGTTCGGGGTCTTCCGGATGTGA
- a CDS encoding biotin carboxylase N-terminal domain-containing protein, whose amino-acid sequence MFDTVLVANRGEIALRVIRTLRRLGVRSVAVHSDADADAPHVRAADLAVRLGPADRSDSSAAETYLRSDLILEAARRTGAQAVHPGYGFLAENSAFAEACAGAGLVFIGPPPAAVELMGDKINAKEAVRTAGVPVVPGSEDGSPSDEQLVEAAARIGYPVLLKPSAGGGGKGMRLVRDPAELPAELAAARRVARTAFGDDTLLLERWVDQPRHIEVQVLADTHGRTVHLGERECSLQRRHQKLIEEAPSVLLNPRTRAAMGAAAVRAAEACGYTGAGTVEFIVPGGGSAGPDGDDVLDFFFMEMNTRLQVEHPVTELAVAVDGPEGPQRLDLVEWQLRVAAGEALPFAQSDVSFLGHAIEARICAEDPERDFLPTGGEVLLLDEPSGEGVRVDSGIAPGDRVGSLYDPMLAKVIAYGPDRPTAIRRLRAALAATRILGVTTNTGYLRRLLAQPEVTAGLLDTGLVERSAQQDASLLSSPYTRPGSIDLLYFAAALLRQLELGRADASDGWTDPFSLPSGWRLGGEAAWTAHRLRLPGREPVTVSCRMITNGEVEAASGFSATTAPDWEVRLDGGPARRARASRSGNLLRLAVDGLQATFTVAPEHTPDGVAHWLGVDGDAWPVHPFDAIAERAAAGTAHHGTLTAPMPGTVTVVKVEPGELVRRGQALLVLEAMKMEHVISAPHDGTVADLRVSAGATVAMDAPLVTVEAAEDSSAAEPLPEAAR is encoded by the coding sequence ATGTTCGACACCGTGCTCGTCGCCAACCGCGGCGAGATCGCGCTGCGGGTGATCCGCACCCTGCGGCGGCTGGGCGTGCGGTCGGTCGCCGTGCACAGCGACGCGGACGCCGACGCGCCGCACGTCCGGGCCGCCGACCTCGCGGTCCGGCTCGGGCCCGCCGACCGGAGCGACAGCTCGGCCGCCGAGACCTACCTGCGCTCCGACCTGATCCTGGAGGCCGCCCGCCGGACCGGCGCGCAGGCCGTCCACCCCGGCTACGGGTTCCTGGCCGAGAACTCCGCGTTCGCCGAGGCCTGCGCCGGGGCCGGGCTGGTCTTCATCGGCCCGCCGCCGGCCGCGGTGGAGCTGATGGGCGACAAGATCAACGCCAAGGAGGCCGTCCGGACCGCCGGAGTGCCCGTCGTCCCCGGCAGCGAGGACGGCTCGCCCAGCGACGAGCAGCTGGTCGAGGCGGCGGCCCGGATCGGCTACCCGGTGCTGCTCAAGCCCTCGGCCGGCGGCGGCGGCAAGGGCATGCGGCTGGTCCGCGACCCGGCCGAGCTGCCCGCCGAGCTCGCCGCCGCCCGCCGGGTGGCCCGCACCGCGTTCGGCGACGACACCCTGTTGCTGGAGCGCTGGGTCGACCAGCCCCGGCACATCGAGGTCCAGGTCCTGGCCGACACCCACGGCCGGACCGTCCACCTCGGCGAGCGCGAGTGCAGTCTGCAGCGCCGCCATCAGAAGCTCATCGAAGAGGCCCCTTCCGTCCTGTTGAACCCTCGGACCCGCGCCGCGATGGGCGCGGCCGCGGTGCGCGCCGCCGAGGCCTGCGGCTACACCGGCGCCGGCACGGTCGAGTTCATCGTCCCCGGCGGCGGCTCCGCGGGGCCGGACGGGGACGACGTCCTCGACTTCTTCTTCATGGAGATGAACACCCGCCTCCAGGTGGAACACCCCGTCACCGAACTGGCCGTCGCCGTGGACGGGCCCGAAGGCCCGCAGCGGCTGGACCTGGTCGAGTGGCAGCTGCGCGTCGCCGCGGGCGAGGCACTGCCGTTCGCGCAGTCGGACGTCTCCTTCCTGGGCCACGCGATCGAGGCCCGGATCTGCGCCGAGGACCCGGAACGGGACTTCCTGCCCACCGGCGGCGAGGTACTGCTGCTGGACGAGCCCTCCGGGGAGGGCGTCCGGGTGGACTCCGGAATCGCACCCGGCGACCGGGTCGGCAGCCTGTACGACCCGATGCTCGCCAAGGTGATCGCGTACGGGCCCGACCGCCCGACCGCGATCCGTCGGCTGCGGGCCGCACTCGCCGCGACCCGCATCCTGGGCGTCACCACCAACACCGGCTACCTGCGCCGGCTGCTGGCGCAGCCCGAGGTGACGGCAGGTCTGCTCGACACCGGCCTGGTGGAACGCAGCGCCCAGCAGGACGCCTCCCTGCTGAGCTCCCCGTACACCCGTCCCGGGTCGATCGACCTGCTCTACTTCGCCGCCGCACTGCTGCGGCAGCTCGAACTCGGCCGCGCCGACGCCTCCGACGGCTGGACCGACCCCTTCTCCCTCCCTTCGGGCTGGCGGCTCGGTGGCGAGGCCGCGTGGACCGCGCACCGGCTCCGGCTGCCCGGCCGCGAACCGGTCACCGTGAGCTGCCGAATGATTACCAACGGCGAAGTCGAGGCCGCCAGCGGTTTTTCCGCGACGACCGCCCCCGACTGGGAGGTGCGGCTGGACGGGGGCCCCGCCCGGAGGGCCCGCGCGAGCCGGTCCGGAAACCTGCTCCGCCTTGCGGTTGACGGCCTGCAGGCCACTTTCACGGTCGCTCCTGAGCACACCCCGGACGGTGTCGCCCACTGGCTCGGCGTCGACGGGGACGCCTGGCCCGTTCACCCGTTCGATGCAATCGCGGAGCGCGCCGCGGCCGGCACCGCCCACCACGGCACCCTCACCGCGCCGATGCCCGGGACCGTCACCGTGGTCAAGGTCGAACCCGGCGAACTCGTTCGCCGGGGCCAGGCCCTGCTGGTCCTGGAGGCCATGAAGATGGAGCACGTCATCTCCGCGCCGCACGACGGCACCGTCGCCGACCTGCGGGTCTCCGCCGGAGCGACCGTCGCGATGGACGCGCCCCTGGTGACGGTCGAGGCGGCCGAGGACTCGTCCGCCGCCGAGCCCCTCCCGGAGGCCGCCCGGTGA
- a CDS encoding hydroxymethylglutaryl-CoA lyase, protein MDLGLPQPVRDPGLPARVRVHEVGARDGLQNESALVPVEVKAEFVARLAAAGLRTVEATSFVHPKWVPQLADAEELMPRLAGLPGRYPGLRLPVLVPNERGLDRALAHHATEVAVFASATETFARRNLNRSADEAMAMFRPVVERAAEAGVPVRGYLSMCFGDPWEGPVPVEQVVRHGLALLEMGCAELSLGDTIGVATPGHVNALIDAFTRSGAPVERLAVHFHDTYGQALANTLAALRSGVTVVDASAGGLGGCPYAKSATGNLATEDLVWMLNGLGVETGVDLAALAATSGWMARHLGRPSPSRTVRALLGPAD, encoded by the coding sequence CTGGACCTCGGCCTGCCCCAGCCGGTGCGCGACCCCGGGCTGCCCGCCCGGGTCCGCGTCCACGAGGTCGGCGCGCGCGACGGGCTGCAGAACGAGAGCGCCCTCGTCCCCGTCGAGGTGAAGGCCGAGTTCGTCGCCCGGCTCGCCGCCGCCGGGCTGCGCACCGTCGAGGCCACCAGCTTCGTCCACCCGAAGTGGGTGCCGCAGCTGGCCGACGCCGAGGAGCTGATGCCCCGGCTGGCCGGGCTGCCCGGGCGGTACCCGGGGCTGCGGCTGCCGGTGCTGGTGCCCAACGAGCGCGGCCTGGACCGGGCGCTGGCCCACCACGCCACCGAGGTCGCGGTGTTCGCCAGCGCCACCGAGACCTTCGCCAGGCGCAACCTCAACCGCTCGGCGGACGAGGCGATGGCGATGTTCCGCCCGGTGGTCGAGCGCGCCGCGGAGGCCGGGGTCCCGGTCCGCGGCTACCTGTCGATGTGCTTCGGCGACCCCTGGGAGGGCCCGGTCCCGGTCGAGCAGGTGGTCCGCCACGGCCTGGCGCTGCTGGAGATGGGCTGCGCCGAGCTGAGCCTCGGCGACACGATCGGGGTCGCCACCCCCGGTCACGTCAACGCGCTGATCGACGCGTTCACCCGTTCCGGTGCACCGGTCGAACGGTTGGCGGTGCACTTCCACGACACCTACGGACAGGCCCTCGCCAACACCCTGGCGGCGCTGCGCTCCGGCGTGACCGTGGTGGACGCGTCGGCCGGCGGCCTCGGCGGCTGCCCGTACGCCAAGAGCGCGACGGGCAACCTGGCCACCGAGGACCTCGTCTGGATGCTGAACGGCCTGGGCGTGGAGACCGGCGTGGACCTCGCCGCGCTCGCCGCGACCAGCGGCTGGATGGCCCGTCACCTCGGTCGCCCCAGCCCGTCGAGGACCGTCCGCGCCCTGCTCGGGCCGGCGGACTGA
- a CDS encoding acyl-CoA dehydrogenase family protein — translation MLDHRLSSEYEELRRTVAEFANDVVAPKIGEYYEQNEFPYEIVREMGRMGLFGLPFPEEYGGMGGDYFALCLALEELARVDSSVAITLEAAVSLGAMPIHLFGTEEQKREWLPKLTSGEVLGAFGLTEPEGGTDAGATRTTARYDEATDEWVINGSKCFITNSGTEVTGLVTVTALTEPITHSSDGSANPSPTREISSIIVPTGTPGFQVSKKYSKVGWNASDTRELSFTDCRVPAANLLGRRGRGYAQFLRILDEGRIAIAALATGLAQGCVDQSLAYAGTRRAFGRPIGANQVIQFKLADMETRAHTSRLAWRDAASRLLHSEPFKKEAAIAKLYASEAAVDNAREATQIHGGYGFMNEYPVARFWRDCKILEIGEGTSEVQRMLIARELGMTS, via the coding sequence GTGCTCGACCACCGCCTGAGCAGTGAGTACGAGGAACTCCGCCGCACCGTCGCGGAGTTCGCCAACGACGTGGTTGCGCCGAAGATCGGCGAATACTACGAACAGAACGAATTCCCGTACGAAATCGTCCGGGAGATGGGGCGGATGGGCCTGTTCGGGCTGCCCTTCCCGGAGGAGTACGGCGGCATGGGCGGCGACTACTTCGCGCTCTGCCTGGCCCTGGAGGAGCTGGCCCGGGTCGACTCCTCGGTGGCGATCACCCTGGAGGCCGCGGTCTCGCTCGGCGCGATGCCCATCCACCTGTTCGGCACCGAGGAGCAGAAGCGCGAGTGGCTGCCGAAGCTCACCTCCGGCGAGGTGCTCGGCGCCTTCGGCCTGACCGAGCCCGAGGGCGGCACGGACGCCGGGGCGACCCGGACCACCGCGCGCTACGACGAGGCCACCGACGAGTGGGTGATCAACGGCAGCAAGTGCTTCATCACCAACTCCGGCACCGAGGTCACCGGGCTGGTGACCGTCACCGCACTGACCGAACCGATCACACATTCGAGTGATGGATCGGCAAATCCCTCGCCCACCAGGGAAATCTCGTCCATCATCGTTCCCACTGGGACTCCCGGGTTCCAGGTGTCGAAGAAGTACTCGAAGGTCGGGTGGAACGCCTCGGACACCCGCGAACTGTCCTTCACCGACTGTCGAGTGCCCGCGGCCAACCTGCTCGGACGCCGAGGCCGCGGTTACGCCCAGTTCCTGCGCATCCTCGACGAGGGCCGCATCGCCATCGCGGCCCTGGCCACCGGCCTGGCCCAGGGGTGCGTCGACCAGTCCCTCGCGTACGCCGGCACGCGCCGCGCCTTCGGCCGGCCGATCGGCGCCAACCAGGTCATCCAGTTCAAGCTCGCCGACATGGAGACGCGCGCACACACCTCCCGCCTGGCCTGGCGGGACGCCGCCTCCCGGCTGCTGCACTCCGAGCCCTTCAAGAAGGAGGCAGCCATCGCCAAGCTGTACGCCTCCGAGGCAGCGGTCGACAACGCCCGGGAGGCGACCCAGATCCACGGCGGCTACGGCTTCATGAACGAGTACCCGGTCGCCCGGTTCTGGCGCGACTGCAAGATCCTGGAGATCGGCGAGGGCACCTCGGAGGTCCAGCGGATGCTCATCGCCCGGGAGCTCGGCATGACCTCCTGA
- a CDS encoding DUF4239 domain-containing protein produces the protein MLTVALAALSGAALALVIGLLLGRTKRAREGSTTPQAMSFAGAAILGFFALFLGFSIAGTWQQLNAARQHTYEESRALTEAYWTAGGLPSADRPVVRNRLRAYTRVVIDDEWSTMQHDTGSQAAWRAVDQVRAAVDQAAAHSQTEASARTDVLRSLSEVNAKRNARLGDLRASVPVLAIGGLLVGAVFVLATPSVIGLTSNPRNLVLMCFVGASVAFGVSMVTVMSGPFSGAVRVQPTAFELALERYDQIDSDAGVSAPPPFRS, from the coding sequence ATGCTGACCGTCGCCCTCGCCGCCCTGTCGGGCGCGGCGCTGGCGCTGGTGATCGGCTTGCTGCTGGGACGCACCAAACGAGCGCGCGAAGGGTCGACGACGCCGCAGGCGATGTCCTTCGCCGGGGCGGCGATCCTCGGCTTCTTCGCGCTCTTCCTGGGGTTCAGCATCGCCGGCACCTGGCAGCAGCTGAACGCGGCGCGTCAGCACACCTATGAGGAGTCGCGGGCCCTCACGGAGGCCTACTGGACCGCAGGGGGCCTGCCCAGCGCCGACCGGCCCGTGGTGCGGAACAGGCTGCGGGCCTACACCAGGGTGGTGATCGACGACGAGTGGTCCACCATGCAGCACGACACCGGGAGTCAGGCCGCCTGGCGGGCGGTCGACCAGGTGCGGGCCGCCGTCGACCAGGCCGCGGCGCACAGCCAGACCGAGGCGAGTGCTCGGACCGATGTGCTGCGGAGCCTGTCCGAGGTCAACGCCAAGCGGAACGCGCGGCTGGGTGATCTCCGTGCGTCGGTGCCCGTCCTGGCGATCGGCGGCCTGCTGGTGGGGGCGGTGTTCGTGCTGGCCACCCCCTCGGTGATCGGGCTGACCTCCAACCCGCGGAACCTGGTGCTGATGTGTTTCGTGGGCGCCTCCGTGGCGTTCGGGGTGAGTATGGTGACGGTGATGAGCGGTCCGTTCTCCGGCGCGGTGCGCGTCCAACCGACGGCGTTCGAGCTGGCGTTGGAGCGCTACGACCAGATCGACAGCGACGCCGGGGTGTCGGCCCCGCCCCCGTTCCGGTCCTGA